One stretch of Chryseobacterium fluminis DNA includes these proteins:
- a CDS encoding sensor protein KdpD yields MSSATDFLELIQKSRKGKFKIYIGMSAGVGKTFRMLQEAHSLLRNGIDVKIGYIETHGRPETEALVEGIPEIPRRSSFYKGKNLEEMDLQAIINTHPEVVLVDELAHSNIEGSKNKKRWQDVLEILDNGINVISAMNIQHIESLNEEVKKITGIEVSERIPDKILALADEVVNIDLTADELLTRLKEGKIYKKEKIQTALNNFFRSGPILQLRELALKEVATHVERKVETEIKTENFKPVKFLACISSNDKIAKNIIRKTSRLASYYNSPWTVLYIQRPAENPEKIALNKQRYLINNFNLAQELGAKVIRVRENRVHTGILDYVIEHNITTVCIGKPHVHFWQRIFGYSWIYPLMNRLNERQIDIIILS; encoded by the coding sequence ATGTCATCAGCCACCGATTTTTTAGAACTGATTCAAAAATCCCGGAAAGGGAAATTTAAAATTTACATTGGAATGAGCGCCGGTGTGGGAAAGACTTTCCGTATGCTTCAGGAAGCCCATTCTTTATTACGGAACGGCATTGATGTTAAGATCGGGTATATCGAAACCCATGGCAGACCAGAAACGGAGGCTTTGGTAGAAGGAATTCCGGAAATTCCGAGGAGATCTTCCTTTTATAAAGGGAAAAACCTGGAGGAGATGGATTTGCAGGCCATCATCAATACCCATCCCGAAGTAGTTTTAGTAGACGAACTGGCACACTCGAATATCGAAGGTTCCAAAAATAAAAAAAGATGGCAGGACGTACTGGAAATACTGGATAACGGCATCAATGTGATCAGCGCGATGAATATTCAGCATATTGAAAGTTTAAATGAAGAAGTCAAAAAAATAACAGGTATAGAAGTTTCCGAACGTATTCCTGACAAAATTTTAGCGCTTGCAGACGAGGTTGTGAATATTGACCTGACGGCGGATGAACTCTTAACCCGGCTTAAAGAAGGGAAAATTTATAAAAAGGAAAAAATACAGACGGCCCTGAATAATTTTTTCCGGAGCGGGCCTATTCTGCAGCTTCGTGAACTGGCTCTGAAAGAGGTGGCCACTCATGTGGAAAGAAAGGTAGAAACCGAAATCAAAACTGAAAATTTCAAGCCTGTAAAATTTCTTGCCTGTATCAGCAGTAATGATAAGATCGCCAAAAACATCATTCGGAAAACATCGAGACTGGCAAGTTATTACAACAGTCCATGGACCGTTTTATACATCCAGAGGCCCGCAGAAAATCCTGAAAAAATAGCCTTAAACAAACAGCGTTATTTAATTAATAATTTTAATTTAGCACAGGAATTGGGAGCAAAAGTGATTCGGGTACGGGAAAACAGGGTTCACACAGGAATTTTAGATTATGTTATCGAGCATAATATCACCACCGTATGTATCGGAAAACCCCACGTTCATTTCTGGCAAAGGATTTTTGGCTACAGCTGGATTTACCCACTGATGAACCGGCTGAATGAGAGACAGATTGACATTATTATTTTATCTTAA
- a CDS encoding porin, with protein sequence MKKYIINTLLLGIFFPKAQSSDSLKAENKVTFSAYAELFYTYDFNEPANHRRQDFLYSYNRHNELNLNLGLIKGSYQNDNLRANLAFMAGTYAQDNMSAEQEALRYVNEANIGIKISETKNLWIDAGIMPSHIGWESAIGKDNMNLTRSFAAENSPYFETGAKISYTSDNGKWFLSGLILNGWQRIAKTPGNQSLSFGHQLMYKPNEKITLNSSSFVGNDQPKEEKKMRYFHDLYGNFQLTEQFSALLGFDIGAEQKEKQSESYNIWYSPNILMKYQLNNKWALAGRLEYYSDKNGVIIKTETPNGFQTFGYSVNVDYAILKNVVFRTEARGFSSKDAIFMKNNEYRQGNFFITTSLAAWF encoded by the coding sequence ATGAAAAAATATATAATTAACACCCTGCTTTTAGGAATATTTTTTCCGAAAGCTCAGTCATCGGATTCTCTAAAGGCCGAAAATAAAGTAACATTTTCCGCGTATGCAGAATTGTTTTACACCTATGATTTTAACGAACCGGCCAATCACCGCCGCCAGGATTTTTTATATTCGTACAACCGCCACAACGAGCTTAACCTGAATCTCGGGCTTATTAAGGGTTCTTATCAAAATGATAATCTCCGGGCAAATCTGGCTTTCATGGCGGGAACGTATGCCCAGGACAATATGAGTGCGGAACAGGAAGCACTTCGATATGTCAACGAAGCCAATATCGGGATCAAAATCTCAGAAACAAAGAACCTGTGGATCGATGCCGGGATTATGCCTTCCCATATCGGTTGGGAAAGTGCGATCGGGAAAGATAATATGAACCTTACCAGAAGTTTTGCAGCGGAAAATTCGCCCTACTTTGAGACGGGAGCTAAAATTTCCTATACTTCGGATAACGGAAAATGGTTTCTCAGTGGGCTTATTTTAAACGGCTGGCAGAGAATTGCTAAAACACCGGGCAACCAAAGCCTCTCTTTCGGACATCAGCTTATGTATAAACCCAACGAAAAAATTACCCTGAACAGCAGTTCGTTCGTGGGCAATGATCAACCGAAGGAAGAGAAAAAGATGCGTTATTTCCATGATTTATATGGAAATTTCCAGCTGACGGAACAATTTTCGGCCCTGCTTGGTTTTGATATCGGAGCTGAACAGAAAGAAAAGCAAAGTGAAAGTTACAATATCTGGTATTCCCCTAATATTTTAATGAAATATCAGCTGAATAACAAGTGGGCCTTAGCCGGCAGACTGGAATATTACAGTGATAAAAACGGCGTGATTATCAAAACGGAAACCCCCAATGGCTTCCAGACTTTCGGATATTCCGTGAATGTGGACTATGCTATCCTGAAAAATGTCGTTTTCCGTACAGAAGCGAGAGGTTTCTCTTCCAAAGATGCCATTTTTATGAAAAACAATGAATATCGACAGGGAAATTTCTTCATTACCACAAGTCTTGCGGCCTGGTTTTAA
- the kdpC gene encoding K(+)-transporting ATPase subunit C: MKNHILSALRLSLVMLIIVGLYLGIVYAGSKILPTQGNAEIIHDQGQKFYVNIGQNFSSPKYFHGRPSAVDYNAAGSAGSNKGPSNEEYLQTVQKRIDTLKMQNPEMQNVKIPVELVTASGSGLDPDISPEGAFYQAGRIAKARNISPDKVENLIKNQTETSLFGPSKVNVLKLNIALNKLK, translated from the coding sequence ATGAAAAATCATATTCTATCCGCATTAAGATTATCCCTGGTTATGCTCATTATCGTCGGTCTTTATTTAGGAATCGTTTATGCGGGTTCTAAAATTTTACCAACTCAGGGAAATGCGGAAATCATCCATGATCAGGGACAAAAATTCTATGTTAATATCGGGCAGAACTTTTCATCTCCGAAATACTTCCACGGCCGCCCGTCTGCAGTAGATTACAATGCAGCAGGAAGTGCGGGAAGCAACAAGGGACCAAGCAATGAAGAATATCTGCAAACGGTTCAGAAAAGAATTGACACCTTAAAAATGCAGAATCCGGAGATGCAAAATGTAAAGATCCCGGTAGAACTGGTGACGGCAAGCGGAAGCGGCCTGGATCCCGATATCTCTCCGGAAGGCGCCTTCTATCAGGCCGGGAGAATTGCAAAAGCGAGAAATATTTCTCCTGATAAAGTTGAAAATCTGATTAAAAATCAAACGGAAACATCGCTTTTCGGTCCTTCTAAAGTCAATGTTTTAAAATTGAATATCGCTTTAAACAAATTGAAGTAA
- the kdpB gene encoding potassium-transporting ATPase subunit KdpB has product MKNQSQTLFQKDLVNEAVKQSFVKLNPKIMFKNPVMFLVEIGTVVMLAVSIFSLTGDQSQGSFTYNFLVFIILFFTVLFANFAEAIAEARGKAQADTLRKTREETPAKVVEDNKPGFGVETVLKKSAEMKMGDIFLCEAGDQIPMDGEIIEGLATIDESAITGESAPVIREAGGDKSSVTGGTKVLSDRIKVKVTTKPGESFLDKMIALVEGASRQKTPNEIALTILLAGFTLTFIIVTVTLKPFADYSQTPITIAALISLFVCLIPTTIGGLLSAIGIAGMDRALRANVITKSGKAVETAGDIDVLLLDKTGTITIGNRKATQFHPSNGIQLDEFIKASALSSVADETPEGKSIIELSQLKSEDLLVSSPVYIDFTAETRTSGIDFENTRIRKGAYDTIKKLTEKAGNIFPQETQEATTKISENGGTPLVVSVNEKVWGVIELQDIIKTGIQERFQRLRKMGVKTVMVTGDNPLTAKFIAEKAGVDDFIAEAKPEDKMNYIKKEQQEGKLVAMMGDGTNDAPALAQADVGVAMNSGTQAAKEAGNMVDLDNDPTKLIEIVEIGKQLLMTRGTLTTFSIANDVAKYFAIIPALFITFIPALQKLNIMNLHSPESAILSAIIFNAIIIPFLIPLALKGVAYKPIGASALLRRNLFIYGLGGIIVPFIGIKLIDLLISLFF; this is encoded by the coding sequence ATGAAAAATCAATCACAGACATTGTTTCAAAAAGATCTGGTCAACGAAGCTGTTAAACAGTCTTTCGTGAAGCTGAATCCAAAAATCATGTTTAAAAACCCTGTCATGTTCCTGGTGGAAATCGGAACTGTGGTCATGCTGGCAGTAAGCATATTCAGCTTAACAGGAGATCAGTCTCAAGGCAGTTTCACTTATAATTTCCTGGTTTTTATCATCTTATTTTTCACGGTCTTATTTGCCAATTTCGCTGAAGCCATTGCTGAAGCCAGAGGAAAAGCCCAGGCTGACACCCTGAGAAAAACCCGTGAAGAAACGCCCGCAAAAGTAGTTGAAGACAATAAGCCGGGATTCGGGGTGGAAACGGTTTTAAAGAAATCTGCGGAGATGAAAATGGGCGATATCTTCCTTTGTGAAGCCGGAGACCAGATTCCTATGGACGGAGAAATTATTGAAGGTCTGGCTACCATTGACGAATCGGCCATCACCGGAGAAAGTGCCCCGGTCATCCGGGAAGCGGGCGGTGATAAAAGTTCTGTGACGGGCGGTACCAAAGTATTATCTGACAGAATCAAGGTAAAAGTCACCACAAAACCGGGAGAATCCTTCCTTGATAAGATGATTGCCCTCGTAGAGGGTGCTTCGAGGCAGAAAACACCTAACGAAATTGCATTAACCATATTGTTGGCAGGGTTTACCCTCACTTTCATCATTGTTACGGTTACCCTCAAACCATTTGCAGATTATTCGCAGACCCCGATTACAATCGCAGCACTGATATCCCTTTTCGTTTGTCTGATTCCCACAACGATCGGCGGTCTGCTTTCTGCCATCGGAATTGCCGGAATGGATAGAGCACTGAGAGCCAATGTCATCACAAAAAGCGGTAAAGCCGTTGAAACAGCCGGAGACATCGATGTTTTGCTCCTTGACAAAACAGGAACCATTACCATCGGCAACCGGAAGGCTACCCAGTTTCATCCTTCAAACGGAATTCAGCTTGATGAATTTATAAAAGCGTCGGCCTTGAGTTCTGTGGCCGACGAAACCCCGGAAGGAAAATCCATTATAGAACTAAGCCAGTTAAAATCCGAAGATCTGTTGGTGAGCAGCCCGGTTTATATCGATTTTACGGCTGAAACCAGAACTTCAGGTATCGATTTTGAAAACACAAGAATCAGAAAAGGAGCTTATGACACGATTAAAAAGCTGACAGAAAAGGCAGGGAATATTTTCCCTCAGGAAACGCAGGAAGCCACGACAAAAATTTCCGAAAACGGAGGAACGCCGCTTGTGGTATCGGTGAATGAAAAAGTCTGGGGCGTGATCGAGCTTCAGGATATCATTAAAACAGGAATCCAGGAACGTTTCCAACGCCTGAGAAAAATGGGGGTAAAAACCGTAATGGTGACCGGTGACAATCCTTTAACGGCAAAATTCATTGCTGAAAAAGCCGGCGTGGATGATTTTATCGCTGAAGCCAAGCCTGAAGATAAAATGAATTACATTAAGAAAGAACAGCAGGAAGGAAAACTGGTCGCCATGATGGGTGACGGAACCAATGATGCTCCCGCCCTTGCACAGGCTGATGTAGGCGTTGCCATGAACAGTGGAACCCAGGCCGCCAAAGAGGCCGGAAATATGGTGGATCTGGATAATGACCCGACGAAACTCATCGAAATCGTGGAAATCGGGAAGCAGCTGCTGATGACCCGCGGCACACTGACCACCTTTAGTATTGCGAATGATGTTGCTAAATATTTTGCAATCATTCCGGCATTGTTCATCACATTTATTCCGGCCCTCCAGAAGCTGAATATTATGAATCTTCACAGCCCCGAATCAGCGATTCTGTCTGCTATTATTTTCAATGCCATCATTATTCCTTTCCTGATTCCACTGGCATTGAAAGGAGTTGCCTATAAACCGATCGGGGCAAGTGCCTTGTTAAGAAGAAACCTTTTCATCTACGGTCTTGGCGGGATCATTGTTCCGTTTATCGGGATAAAACTTATCGATCTGCTGATCAGTTTATTCTTCTAA
- the kdpA gene encoding potassium-transporting ATPase subunit KdpA yields MNTEILGIIVMFIITLVIGIFLGKYIADVYGYKKTFLDTVFQPAENLIYKISGINPNKPMTWKQNMFAMLTINMVWFIIGFLLLLNQSWLPLNPDGNPNMSPDLAFNTAISFLVNCNLQHYSGETGVSYLSQLYLMFLQFVTAATGMAAMAVLFKAFRDKTTTELGNFYDFFTKSVIRILVPISIVVAFILSANGSPMTFEGKDQITTLEGQKTDVSRGPAAAFIAIKHLGTNGGGFFGANSAHPLENPNYLTNMTEMVTQMIIPFALVFALGFYLKKRKLSWTIFTVMTIGFLALTIPNVINETHGNPLITQMGTDSHLGAMEGKEIRFGSAASAYWSIATTVISTGSVNAMHDSTMPLSGMNQLLAMMINCFYGGCGVGILNYFIFIILAVFISGLMVGRTPEFLGKKIEAKEMKIAMIVALFHPFLILVGTALTAYLPEFGAKTLNNPDFHGFSEMLYEFTSSSANNGSGFEGLGDNTPWWNISTGIVLLLSRFIPIIGPVAIAGLLAQKKYIPESSGTLKTDTATFGFMTLAVILLIAALSFFPALTLGPISEQLQYFSK; encoded by the coding sequence ATGAATACAGAAATTTTGGGCATTATCGTAATGTTTATCATCACATTGGTGATCGGTATTTTTTTAGGAAAATATATTGCTGATGTCTATGGTTATAAAAAAACTTTTTTAGATACCGTTTTTCAGCCTGCTGAAAATTTAATTTATAAAATCTCAGGCATCAACCCGAATAAACCTATGACGTGGAAGCAAAATATGTTCGCCATGCTGACCATCAATATGGTTTGGTTTATCATCGGATTTTTACTTTTATTAAACCAGTCATGGCTCCCTTTAAATCCTGATGGAAATCCGAATATGTCCCCGGACCTCGCCTTCAATACGGCAATTTCTTTCCTCGTAAACTGTAATCTCCAGCACTATTCGGGGGAAACCGGAGTAAGTTACCTGAGTCAGCTGTATTTAATGTTTCTGCAGTTTGTTACGGCAGCGACGGGCATGGCAGCCATGGCCGTCCTTTTTAAAGCTTTCAGAGACAAAACAACCACTGAATTGGGGAATTTCTATGATTTTTTCACCAAATCGGTGATCAGAATTCTGGTGCCGATCAGTATTGTAGTCGCGTTCATTCTTTCTGCGAACGGAAGTCCCATGACTTTTGAAGGCAAAGATCAGATCACTACGCTGGAAGGGCAGAAAACTGATGTTTCACGAGGCCCGGCTGCCGCTTTTATCGCCATTAAACATTTAGGAACAAACGGCGGCGGTTTTTTCGGAGCCAACTCTGCACATCCCCTGGAAAATCCCAATTACCTGACCAATATGACCGAAATGGTGACCCAGATGATCATTCCGTTTGCCCTCGTTTTTGCTCTCGGATTTTATCTGAAGAAAAGAAAACTGTCGTGGACCATTTTCACGGTAATGACCATCGGTTTTCTTGCGTTAACGATTCCGAATGTTATTAACGAGACCCATGGAAATCCTTTAATTACCCAAATGGGAACAGATTCGCACCTGGGAGCCATGGAGGGAAAAGAGATCCGGTTTGGAAGCGCTGCTTCTGCCTACTGGAGCATTGCAACCACGGTTATTTCAACCGGTTCGGTGAATGCGATGCACGACAGTACCATGCCTCTTTCAGGAATGAATCAGCTGCTGGCCATGATGATCAACTGCTTCTACGGCGGATGCGGAGTCGGGATTCTGAATTACTTTATATTCATCATTCTCGCCGTATTCATCAGCGGTCTGATGGTAGGAAGAACACCCGAGTTTTTAGGGAAAAAGATTGAAGCCAAAGAAATGAAAATTGCGATGATCGTTGCCTTGTTTCACCCGTTTTTAATCCTTGTAGGAACAGCTTTGACAGCCTATCTGCCGGAATTCGGAGCGAAGACCTTAAATAATCCCGATTTTCATGGATTCAGCGAGATGCTGTATGAATTTACCTCATCTTCAGCCAACAACGGTTCCGGATTTGAAGGACTGGGCGACAATACCCCGTGGTGGAATATTTCAACAGGCATTGTTCTGTTGCTGTCAAGATTCATCCCGATCATCGGTCCGGTCGCGATTGCAGGGTTGCTGGCACAGAAAAAATACATCCCTGAAAGTTCCGGTACATTAAAAACGGATACGGCCACCTTCGGATTTATGACATTAGCCGTAATTCTTCTGATTGCCGCCCTGTCTTTCTTCCCGGCCCTGACTTTAGGACCGATCTCGGAACAGCTTCAGTATTTTTCAAAATAA
- a CDS encoding potassium-transporting ATPase subunit F, protein MWTLFFLSIAAFVYICYVLIKPEKF, encoded by the coding sequence ATGTGGACTTTATTTTTTCTTTCAATAGCAGCTTTTGTATACATCTGTTATGTCCTGATAAAACCTGAAAAATTTTAA
- a CDS encoding sigma-54-dependent transcriptional regulator has protein sequence MSGNILIIDDEIKLLKLLGMILSQENFNVKQASTARSAMTMLEQYEFDVVLSDVRLPDAFGIDLIKSIRAKYPHLEIILMTAFGNITDAVQAMKNGAYDYLVKGDDNEKIIPLVYKALEKGKDNRSAMVQKNHHQKGFETIIGSSPLILQAKKLAERVALTDATVLLTGETGTGKEVFANAIHEGSDRKKNSFVAINCSAFSKEILESELFGHKAGAFTGAIKDKKGLIEEANGGTLFLDEIGEMPIELQAKLLRVLETKEFIKMGETRVSKSDFRLIAATNRHLEDEIKQGHFREDLYFRLNVFEITLPALRERKEDLKALAKNFIAVFSQKLHLTAVQVTPEYYKALEKNDWKGNIRELRNTIERSLILMNDNTLDVDTLPLYSKTVSAERDSLSIRSLEKEHILKVLQYTKGNKAEAARLLEIGIATLYRKLEEYELR, from the coding sequence ATGTCCGGAAACATTCTGATCATCGATGATGAGATCAAACTCCTGAAATTACTGGGAATGATCCTTTCTCAAGAAAATTTTAACGTAAAACAAGCCTCAACAGCACGTTCAGCCATGACGATGCTCGAACAGTACGAATTTGATGTTGTTTTAAGCGACGTACGGCTTCCTGATGCTTTTGGGATTGACCTGATAAAATCCATCAGGGCAAAATACCCTCACCTGGAAATCATTTTAATGACTGCTTTCGGAAATATTACGGATGCTGTTCAGGCCATGAAAAACGGAGCGTATGATTACCTGGTGAAAGGTGACGACAACGAAAAAATTATTCCGCTGGTTTATAAAGCACTGGAAAAGGGAAAAGACAACCGATCTGCAATGGTACAGAAAAACCACCATCAAAAAGGATTTGAAACAATTATCGGGAGTTCGCCACTGATTCTTCAGGCGAAAAAACTGGCAGAAAGAGTAGCCTTAACGGACGCAACAGTTCTTCTTACCGGTGAAACAGGAACGGGAAAAGAGGTTTTTGCCAACGCCATTCACGAAGGCAGTGACAGGAAGAAAAACAGTTTTGTGGCCATCAACTGTTCGGCTTTCAGTAAAGAAATTTTGGAAAGTGAGCTGTTTGGGCATAAAGCAGGAGCCTTCACAGGAGCCATAAAGGATAAAAAAGGACTGATTGAAGAAGCCAACGGCGGAACTTTATTCCTCGACGAGATTGGAGAAATGCCCATCGAACTTCAGGCTAAACTACTCCGTGTTCTCGAAACCAAAGAATTTATTAAAATGGGAGAAACGAGAGTTTCAAAATCTGATTTCAGACTGATTGCTGCTACCAACAGGCATTTGGAAGACGAAATAAAACAGGGCCATTTCCGTGAAGATTTATATTTCAGGCTAAATGTTTTTGAGATTACCCTTCCCGCACTTCGTGAAAGAAAAGAAGATCTGAAAGCTCTGGCTAAAAATTTTATCGCCGTATTTTCCCAGAAATTACATTTAACAGCTGTTCAGGTAACTCCTGAATATTACAAAGCATTAGAAAAAAATGATTGGAAAGGCAACATCCGCGAGCTGAGAAATACCATTGAAAGGAGTTTAATTTTAATGAATGACAACACGCTGGACGTCGATACTCTGCCTTTATATTCCAAAACCGTTTCTGCAGAAAGAGATTCATTAAGTATCAGATCTCTGGAAAAAGAACATATTCTGAAAGTTTTACAATATACCAAAGGCAATAAAGCAGAAGCCGCAAGACTGCTTGAAATCGGGATTGCAACGCTGTACCGGAAGCTTGAGGAATATGAATTACGTTGA
- a CDS encoding GNAT family N-acetyltransferase, translated as MNIEYRPLLPEESQMYRHIRLESLQKFPESFGITYEEAIKNEKLRIEYDIENQSADRFVVGAFAEDRLIGICTFVKNEDGHGNIYQLYVKEAFQGNNAGARLIGKLIDEASTRFGDMEICLEVKKTNLKAYGLYKKLGFVEINGDLQNKDDSALVMRYEPD; from the coding sequence ATGAATATTGAATACCGACCGCTTCTGCCCGAAGAAAGTCAGATGTACAGACACATAAGACTTGAAAGTCTGCAAAAGTTTCCTGAATCTTTCGGAATCACCTATGAAGAAGCCATAAAAAATGAGAAACTGAGAATAGAATATGATATTGAAAATCAATCTGCTGACCGATTTGTGGTAGGAGCCTTTGCTGAAGATCGGCTAATCGGTATCTGCACTTTTGTGAAAAATGAAGATGGGCATGGAAATATCTATCAGCTGTACGTTAAAGAAGCATTCCAGGGAAATAATGCCGGCGCCCGCCTGATCGGTAAACTCATTGACGAAGCATCTACCCGGTTCGGAGATATGGAAATCTGTCTTGAAGTGAAAAAGACGAATCTTAAGGCATATGGTCTTTATAAAAAGCTAGGGTTTGTTGAAATTAACGGTGATTTACAGAATAAAGATGATTCTGCTCTTGTCATGAGATATGAGCCAGATTAA